In one window of Leptospira sp. GIMC2001 DNA:
- the purL gene encoding phosphoribosylformylglycinamidine synthase subunit PurL, translated as MEKDTIDLQDVKSHGLTEEEFENIKKILGRVPNSTELGIFSAMWSEHCSYKNSILKLKTLPTESDKLLAQAGEENAGAMDIGDGLAVVFKIESHNHPTAVEPYQGAATGVGGIMRDIFTMGARPIVSLNSLRFGPPSEDRNRYLLSRAVKGIGDYGNSLGIAVGGGELFIDKSFTKNPLVNAMTVGIAEVAKTASATTGGVIGAKVFIVGATTGRDGIHGASFASQDLTKETEEKRSAVQVGDPFMEKLLMEASLEAINSDVLIGIQDMGAAGISCATSEMSAKGKTGMDINLDLVPFRETGMNAYEAMLSESQERMLVVAKPGKEEKLIAIFEKWELNIVEIGKVTEGDRLIIRKDGKIKADIPAASLVLGGGAPRYERAVKRPGYLDEVKNLEINSLPDLETKKLESILETFLSSWNISSRLPLYKQYDQEVGLVKVIPPGTDGGLVRIPGTKKGIGVSTDCNSRYTYLDPYKGAIWAVCESARNVAVTGADPYGVTNNLNFGNPYIPENYYVFSECVRGLGDACRFLGLPVTGGNVSFYNESPEGPVYPTPTIGIVGYIPDVSKALRSAPKAKSTKLALVGKFRPTLGGSEYLSLFHDMVKGEIPELHLQEEKDLIFWLYESNQSGLLQSAKDISLGGLGIALIKIAFESKTGIQITNLPSHNRKDVVFFGETSASVIIGYNEENEMEISNSLNALNLDFLKLGETIDERKLILKSWDLELSIDELEKEWKEGLNSVFE; from the coding sequence ATGGAAAAAGATACAATTGACTTACAAGATGTCAAGAGTCATGGACTTACTGAAGAAGAATTTGAAAATATAAAAAAGATTCTTGGACGAGTTCCCAATTCTACAGAGTTAGGAATTTTTTCCGCTATGTGGTCTGAGCATTGTTCCTATAAAAACTCTATACTCAAGCTCAAAACTCTTCCAACTGAGTCGGACAAACTTCTCGCTCAAGCCGGAGAAGAAAACGCGGGCGCAATGGACATCGGTGATGGCTTGGCAGTTGTTTTCAAAATTGAAAGCCATAATCATCCAACTGCAGTTGAACCCTATCAAGGTGCAGCAACGGGTGTTGGTGGAATTATGCGAGATATTTTTACAATGGGAGCAAGACCTATCGTATCTTTAAATTCTCTTCGCTTCGGGCCACCATCGGAAGATAGAAATCGATATTTATTATCAAGAGCTGTCAAAGGGATTGGTGATTATGGCAACTCATTAGGAATTGCCGTAGGCGGTGGTGAATTATTTATTGATAAATCTTTTACAAAGAATCCTCTCGTCAATGCAATGACTGTAGGAATTGCAGAGGTCGCCAAAACTGCAAGCGCGACTACCGGTGGAGTAATCGGTGCTAAAGTGTTTATTGTTGGCGCAACTACAGGACGAGATGGAATTCATGGCGCATCTTTTGCATCACAAGACCTCACTAAAGAAACAGAGGAAAAACGCTCTGCCGTTCAAGTCGGTGATCCATTTATGGAAAAGCTTCTTATGGAGGCAAGTCTTGAAGCAATTAACAGTGATGTGTTGATAGGAATTCAAGATATGGGAGCTGCAGGAATATCTTGTGCAACTTCTGAGATGAGTGCAAAAGGCAAAACTGGAATGGATATCAATTTAGATCTAGTTCCCTTCCGTGAAACCGGCATGAATGCTTATGAGGCAATGCTATCTGAGAGCCAAGAACGGATGTTAGTTGTTGCCAAACCAGGCAAAGAAGAGAAATTGATTGCGATCTTCGAGAAATGGGAACTCAATATTGTAGAAATAGGAAAAGTAACTGAAGGGGATCGGCTCATCATAAGAAAAGATGGCAAAATCAAAGCAGATATACCAGCAGCATCCCTTGTACTTGGTGGTGGCGCACCTCGATATGAGAGAGCAGTGAAAAGACCTGGCTATCTAGATGAAGTAAAAAATTTAGAAATAAATAGTTTACCTGACTTAGAAACAAAAAAACTAGAATCCATACTTGAAACTTTTCTATCTTCATGGAATATATCCTCAAGACTTCCTCTCTATAAACAATATGATCAGGAAGTGGGACTTGTAAAAGTGATTCCACCCGGAACTGACGGAGGACTTGTAAGAATCCCAGGAACCAAAAAAGGAATCGGTGTATCTACAGATTGCAATTCCAGATATACTTATTTAGATCCTTATAAAGGAGCAATCTGGGCAGTATGCGAGTCGGCAAGAAACGTTGCCGTTACCGGAGCTGATCCTTATGGCGTAACGAACAATTTGAACTTCGGCAATCCTTATATTCCAGAAAACTACTACGTATTTTCTGAATGTGTTCGAGGACTAGGAGATGCCTGCAGATTTCTCGGACTTCCTGTTACTGGTGGAAACGTATCCTTTTATAACGAATCGCCGGAAGGACCAGTCTACCCAACTCCAACAATTGGAATTGTTGGCTATATACCGGATGTCTCGAAAGCTTTACGCTCTGCCCCTAAAGCCAAAAGCACTAAACTTGCATTAGTTGGTAAATTTAGACCTACTTTAGGCGGATCAGAATATCTTTCTTTGTTCCATGATATGGTAAAAGGAGAAATTCCTGAACTGCATCTCCAAGAAGAAAAAGATTTAATTTTTTGGTTATACGAAAGCAATCAATCAGGATTATTGCAATCGGCAAAAGATATTTCCCTAGGTGGATTAGGAATAGCCTTGATCAAAATTGCATTCGAATCCAAAACTGGAATTCAAATTACCAATCTACCTTCTCATAATCGAAAAGACGTTGTATTCTTCGGCGAGACATCAGCCTCGGTAATCATTGGATACAATGAAGAAAATGAAATGGAAATATCTAATTCACTCAATGCTCTCAATTTGGATTTTCTGAAACTTGGAGAAACTATTGATGAACGCAAATTGATCCTAAAGTCATGGGATTTAGAACTTTCAATAGATGAACTCGAGAAAGAATGGAAAGAAGGATTGAATAGTGTTTTTGAATAA
- a CDS encoding sensor histidine kinase — protein MFFNIYSIPLFLSSLAMIIIARLVKENKKFNGHIYFSITLFFIAWYSFFYALEISTTRLEWAILFYKIEFLTLSYISLLFFLFALSYSGRIKKIPNLIILVLFLEPTIAIIFNWSNEFHNLFYTDAKMDELGSFPFFSFEPNIFYLIHQVYDAIMMIGAFLIFVQLLIQSPRQFRNQHILLTLGLIFPFIAFIVPMVGILPYGVDAVPFALTLNLIVMYIGLNYYNLFDLVPQARALLFDQMAEGMFVIDTEGRVIDFNQSISKMIPEMRDCIGRQVTELLEDWEEIIDTINMNLVDTSLDFSRTKNHTIIWYQIETQSFYNIRNNSLLGKIVTIRNITDAKLAEERIRDQNLELEKLNQEKDKFFSIIAHDLRSPFNGFLGLTQILANEIDELNVDEIKDMVLGMRKASVNLYELLENLLEWATIQNSNRNLKREKVDLNSLIQESLYSLELVYTSKSINIVNEVPEGINILVDKKMILSVLRNIISNSLKYTNRFGSVTIQSFVKSNNESTCIRKDLNTNNSFIEIKITDTGVGMDEKLIPKLFLINEKTSNPGTEGEPSTGLGLILSKEFIDKHNGRIHVESKLGKGTEITISIPYDGS, from the coding sequence TTGTTCTTCAATATATATTCGATACCACTTTTTCTCTCAAGTCTAGCTATGATAATTATAGCTCGGCTGGTCAAAGAAAACAAAAAATTCAATGGGCATATTTATTTTTCAATTACACTATTTTTTATAGCATGGTATAGTTTTTTCTATGCTTTGGAAATATCGACCACTCGACTTGAGTGGGCAATACTATTCTATAAAATTGAATTTCTAACTCTTAGTTATATTTCTCTATTATTTTTTCTTTTTGCTCTCAGCTATTCAGGAAGAATTAAAAAAATTCCAAATCTAATAATTCTCGTTTTATTTTTGGAACCCACTATTGCGATAATTTTCAATTGGAGTAATGAATTCCATAATCTCTTCTATACTGATGCTAAAATGGATGAACTTGGATCTTTCCCATTCTTTTCATTTGAACCAAATATTTTTTATCTAATTCATCAAGTTTATGATGCAATTATGATGATAGGAGCTTTTTTAATATTTGTTCAACTTCTCATTCAATCTCCACGCCAATTTAGAAATCAACATATCCTTCTTACATTAGGTTTAATTTTTCCTTTTATTGCATTTATTGTTCCGATGGTTGGAATTTTACCTTATGGCGTTGATGCCGTACCATTTGCGTTAACGCTTAATCTAATCGTAATGTATATCGGATTAAATTATTATAATCTATTTGACCTGGTTCCGCAAGCAAGAGCTTTACTCTTCGATCAAATGGCAGAAGGAATGTTTGTCATTGATACAGAAGGAAGAGTGATAGATTTCAATCAATCTATTTCGAAAATGATCCCAGAAATGAGAGATTGTATTGGAAGACAAGTCACAGAATTACTGGAAGACTGGGAAGAAATTATTGATACGATAAATATGAACTTAGTGGATACATCACTCGATTTCAGTCGAACAAAGAATCATACAATAATCTGGTATCAGATTGAAACTCAAAGCTTTTATAATATTCGGAATAACTCCTTGTTAGGAAAAATAGTTACAATTCGAAATATAACGGACGCTAAACTAGCGGAAGAGAGAATTCGGGACCAAAATTTAGAACTTGAGAAACTCAATCAAGAAAAGGATAAATTCTTTTCAATTATCGCTCACGATTTACGCTCTCCCTTCAACGGATTCCTCGGACTCACTCAAATCCTAGCCAATGAAATTGATGAATTGAATGTAGATGAGATCAAAGATATGGTATTAGGAATGCGTAAGGCATCAGTGAATCTTTATGAATTGCTTGAGAATCTTCTAGAATGGGCAACAATACAAAATAGCAATCGAAATCTAAAACGAGAAAAAGTTGATCTAAATTCACTCATCCAAGAAAGTCTGTATTCATTAGAATTAGTCTACACTTCCAAATCGATCAACATCGTTAACGAAGTGCCAGAAGGTATTAATATTCTAGTAGATAAGAAAATGATACTTTCTGTTCTTAGAAATATTATTTCTAATTCACTCAAATACACCAACCGTTTCGGGAGTGTTACAATTCAGAGTTTTGTAAAAAGCAATAATGAATCTACTTGTATTAGAAAAGATTTAAATACAAATAATTCTTTTATAGAAATCAAAATTACAGATACGGGTGTCGGAATGGATGAAAAATTGATTCCAAAACTCTTCTTAATTAATGAAAAAACAAGTAACCCAGGCACAGAGGGTGAACCAAGCACAGGACTTGGACTCATACTTTCGAAAGAATTTATAGATAAACACAATGGAAGAATCCATGTAGAATCCAAATTAGGAAAAGGTACAGAAATTACGATAAGCATTCCTTACGATGGGAGCTAA
- a CDS encoding Fur family transcriptional regulator, with translation MKTLTKHRELIYNDLQIRRDHPTAKMVFDTAKNNVSKISFATVYNSLEYLVNQGMLKKVNINSDSARYDAVLEPHSHLICQTCGSIKDIPAMQLADMSPIQSEDFQISDVIVNIIGYCKNCDNK, from the coding sequence ATGAAGACATTAACTAAGCATAGAGAATTGATTTACAACGATCTACAAATAAGAAGAGATCATCCTACAGCCAAAATGGTTTTTGATACTGCTAAGAACAATGTATCCAAAATTAGTTTCGCAACTGTTTATAATTCTCTTGAATATCTCGTCAACCAAGGGATGTTAAAAAAGGTAAACATAAATTCTGATTCCGCAAGGTATGATGCGGTTCTAGAACCACATTCCCATTTAATCTGCCAAACCTGCGGATCAATCAAAGACATTCCCGCGATGCAACTTGCAGATATGTCACCGATTCAATCTGAGGATTTTCAAATCAGTGATGTCATAGTTAATATAATAGGATATTGTAAAAACTGTGATAATAAATAG
- a CDS encoding flavin reductase family protein has protein sequence MGFSQDEFKKALSKFASGVTIVTYKNQGILSGITVSSFTSLSLTPPLVLFCLNDSSPAKIAIQESKGFSVHILGHDQVELSNMFARPDDSRIDFLKSLSSGHGISGAPHIPGCQAIIDCSLDSMVESGDHRIVIGKVESTIVQEDHNPLLYYNRNYRTLKEL, from the coding sequence ATGGGATTTTCACAAGATGAGTTCAAAAAAGCACTATCTAAATTCGCATCTGGAGTTACGATTGTAACCTACAAAAATCAGGGAATTCTATCAGGAATCACAGTGAGTTCGTTTACTTCACTTTCACTCACTCCACCATTGGTTCTTTTTTGTCTCAATGATTCAAGTCCAGCAAAGATCGCAATCCAAGAGTCCAAGGGTTTTTCTGTTCATATTCTCGGACATGACCAAGTTGAACTCTCGAATATGTTCGCACGCCCTGATGATTCACGGATCGATTTTCTTAAATCTCTAAGCTCCGGGCATGGAATTTCTGGTGCGCCACATATTCCTGGATGTCAGGCTATTATCGATTGCTCACTTGATTCCATGGTGGAATCGGGTGATCATCGAATTGTGATTGGTAAAGTAGAATCAACAATAGTCCAAGAAGATCACAACCCCCTTCTCTACTACAATAGAAATTATAGAACTTTGAAAGAATTATAA